A window of Gasterosteus aculeatus chromosome 9, fGasAcu3.hap1.1, whole genome shotgun sequence contains these coding sequences:
- the LOC144383338 gene encoding CMRF35-like molecule 5, with amino-acid sequence MTGLTQSQSGSYLCSVHGSTGLDVFSAFELEVKEWCCVRSTKQSGVVGQTVTMKCPYSPNHRNNRKFLCKGERRKECTDMTSQRRFTLREDISSSSFSVTITELKGEEAGTYWCGSDSQWSPGDYTKIQLSAVIPKRTSTRIPTTVTKLEPTSPQAQVIPGKPFEASSLSGVFIALPVLLTLTIVITSVIVCKYKCFKVQGAGADMNGNKTKADEVVEAIEENVYGNEDSASPRQPPPRQLYDDAGENEQESVYQNYASTEDIYCNQNYIRALQDEHRL; translated from the exons ATGACCGGTCTGACCCAAAGCCAATCCGGTTCGTACCTTTGCAGTGTCCATGGAAGCACTGGCCtggatgttttctctgcttttgaGCTCGAAGTGAAAG AGTGGTGCTGTGTGAGGTCAACCAAACAGAGCGGCGTCGTGGGACAGACAGTAACGATGAAGTGTCCGTACTCACCGAACCACCGGAATAACAGGAAGTTCCTCTGTAAGGGAGAACGACGCAAGGAATGCACAGACATGACAAGTCAAAGGCGGTTTACTCTGCGAGAAGATATTTCTTCCAGCTCCTTCTCGGTAACAATCACAGAGTTGAAAGGAGAGGAAGCTGGGACATACTGGTGTGGTTCAGACTCACAGTGGAGTCCCGGAGACTACACCAAGATTCAACTGTCAGCAG TCATTCCTAAGAGAACCAGCACTCGGATCCCTACTACTGTCACCAAGCTCGAACCTACCAGCCCACAAGCACAAGTTATCCCTGGAAAACCGTTTGAAG CGAGTTCTCTCTCTGGTGTTTTCATCGCGCTGCCCGTGCTGCTCACGCTGACAATCGTCATTACTAGTGTCATAGtttgtaaatacaaatgtttcaaAGTGCAAG GAGCTGGAGCCGACATGAACGGAAACAAAACCAAAGCAGACGAAGTCGTGGAAGCGATCGaagaaaat GTCTATGGAAACGAAGACTCAGCTTCCCCAAGGCAGCCTCCCCCCCGCCAGCTCTATGATGACGCAGGAGAAAACGAACAAGAGTCTGTGTACCAAAACTACGCATCAACAGAGGATATCTACTGCAATCAAAATTACATTAGAGCCTTACAAGATGAACACCGTCTGTAG